From a region of the Corallococcus coralloides DSM 2259 genome:
- the mtnC gene encoding acireductone synthase translates to MSVPKAVVTDIEGTTSSIAFVKDVLFPFARKHLAEYVATHGQEAAVRQCLSDARTLAGEPALGDVGTVALLQRWLDEDRKATPLKTLQGLIWADGYARGEIKGHVHADAARALREWHAKGLRLYVYSSGSIAAQKLIFGYSVEGDLTPVFSGYFDTTTGPKVEAASYTKIAQALELVPGDILFLSDNTAELDAAKQAGFRTAALDRGEVALPPGHGHPVVHDFTSLDPFAHVS, encoded by the coding sequence GTGAGTGTCCCCAAGGCGGTCGTCACGGACATCGAAGGCACCACCAGCTCCATCGCCTTCGTGAAGGACGTGCTCTTCCCCTTCGCCCGGAAGCACCTGGCGGAGTACGTCGCCACGCACGGGCAGGAGGCCGCCGTGCGCCAGTGCCTGTCGGACGCCCGCACGCTCGCGGGTGAACCGGCCCTGGGCGACGTGGGCACCGTCGCGCTGCTCCAGCGCTGGCTGGACGAGGACCGCAAGGCCACGCCGCTCAAGACGCTCCAGGGGCTCATCTGGGCGGACGGCTACGCGCGCGGCGAAATCAAGGGCCACGTCCACGCGGACGCGGCCCGGGCCCTGCGTGAATGGCACGCGAAGGGCTTGCGCCTGTATGTCTATTCCTCCGGCAGCATCGCCGCGCAGAAGCTGATTTTTGGCTACAGCGTGGAGGGCGACCTGACGCCGGTGTTCTCCGGCTACTTCGACACCACCACCGGACCCAAGGTGGAGGCGGCGTCGTACACGAAGATTGCCCAGGCGCTGGAGTTGGTGCCCGGCGACATCCTGTTCCTCTCCGACAACACGGCGGAATTGGATGCGGCGAAGCAGGCGGGCTTCCGCACCGCGGCCCTGGACCGGGGTGAGGTGGCCCTTCCGCCGGGGCACGGGCACCCGGTGGTCCACGACTTCACGTCGCTCGACCCGTTCGCGCACGTGTCCTGA
- a CDS encoding 1,2-dihydroxy-3-keto-5-methylthiopentene dioxygenase encodes MSKLIVYNDHQPEAPLGVFTEPEDIRRELKPAGVRFERVNASVDLPEGAGQEEVLAAYKHIVDAEMKAHGYNTVDVARIKPDAPNVEAARAKFLSEHAHTEDESRIMVEGSGCFYLHAGDKVFQVECTRGDLISVPEGMKHWFDMGASPRFAAIRFFIRPDGWVGHFTGETIAERFPKYAP; translated from the coding sequence ATGAGCAAGCTGATTGTCTACAACGACCACCAGCCGGAGGCGCCGCTGGGCGTCTTCACCGAACCGGAGGACATCCGTCGCGAGCTGAAGCCCGCGGGCGTGCGCTTCGAGCGAGTGAATGCATCCGTGGACCTGCCGGAAGGCGCGGGCCAGGAAGAGGTCCTCGCGGCCTACAAGCACATCGTGGACGCGGAGATGAAGGCCCACGGCTACAACACCGTGGACGTGGCGCGCATCAAGCCGGACGCCCCCAACGTGGAGGCCGCCCGCGCGAAGTTCCTCTCCGAGCACGCCCACACGGAGGATGAGTCGCGCATCATGGTGGAGGGCAGCGGCTGCTTCTACCTGCACGCGGGCGACAAGGTCTTCCAGGTGGAGTGCACGCGCGGCGACCTCATCAGCGTGCCGGAAGGCATGAAGCACTGGTTCGACATGGGCGCCTCGCCCCGGTTCGCCGCCATCCGCTTCTTCATCCGCCCGGACGGTTGGGTGGGCCACTTCACCGGCGAGACCATCGCCGAGCGCTTCCCGAAGTACGCGCCGTGA
- a CDS encoding methylthioribulose 1-phosphate dehydratase, with product MSIDPAPAATLSEAAREIVEVGRFLSVRNFVPATSGNFSRRLDARTAAVTRSGVDKGELVEADILVADIHAPPPKGSSAETPLHLQLYRDRPEAQAVLHTHSVVAALLSNLRLAEGELVLQDFELLKALGDTRTHEAAVSIPIFPNDQDIPRLADKVTAMLAKRTDLVAYLIAGHGLYTWGRSMAEARRHVVALEHLLTYELEKMKVRR from the coding sequence ATGAGCATCGACCCGGCCCCCGCCGCGACCCTGTCCGAAGCGGCCCGTGAAATCGTCGAAGTGGGCCGCTTCTTGAGCGTGCGCAACTTCGTGCCCGCCACCAGCGGCAACTTCTCCCGCAGGCTGGATGCCCGCACCGCCGCCGTCACCCGCTCCGGCGTGGACAAGGGCGAATTGGTGGAGGCGGACATCCTGGTCGCGGACATCCATGCGCCGCCGCCCAAGGGCTCGTCCGCGGAGACGCCCCTTCACCTGCAGCTCTACCGAGACCGGCCGGAGGCGCAGGCCGTGCTGCACACGCACTCCGTGGTGGCCGCGCTCCTGTCGAACCTGCGGCTTGCGGAAGGCGAGCTGGTGCTCCAGGACTTCGAATTGCTCAAGGCCCTGGGCGACACGCGCACGCACGAGGCGGCGGTGTCCATCCCCATCTTCCCCAACGACCAGGACATCCCCCGGCTCGCGGACAAGGTGACCGCGATGCTCGCGAAACGCACGGACCTGGTCGCGTATCTCATTGCCGGCCACGGGCTCTACACCTGGGGCCGGAGCATGGCCGAGGCCCGCCGCCACGTGGTGGCGCTGGAACACCTGCTGACGTACGAACTCGAGAAGATGAAGGTGCGGCGATGA
- a CDS encoding alpha/beta hydrolase, which produces MQRLRRLLMAFVLVTGMLYLALCALAFAAQRSLIYPAPHTEPSKLRDQPGFGVVPLATGLNVDRFYLPAPPGAPTVVHFHGNGEQLLWQQGLGQALGDAGLGFLAVEYPGYGASPGSPSEAGLYASAEAALQFLREQGVKPEDVVLSGRSLGTGVAVEMARRGYGARMVLVSPYTSMVAMGQRTVPFLPASLLMRDRYQSLDKAKDIPIPVLIIHGEQDEVVPVDMGRTLGQRFPHARVVTVPGAGHNDVLERDGQQEFARLATFALDGT; this is translated from the coding sequence GTGCAACGCCTCCGCCGCCTCCTCATGGCCTTCGTCCTCGTCACCGGCATGCTGTACCTCGCGCTGTGCGCACTCGCCTTCGCCGCGCAGCGCTCCCTCATCTACCCCGCGCCCCACACGGAGCCCTCGAAGCTGCGCGACCAGCCCGGCTTCGGCGTGGTGCCGCTGGCCACCGGTCTCAACGTGGACCGCTTCTACCTGCCCGCGCCGCCGGGAGCCCCCACCGTGGTGCACTTCCACGGCAACGGCGAGCAGCTCCTGTGGCAGCAGGGCCTGGGGCAGGCGCTGGGAGACGCGGGGCTGGGCTTCCTCGCGGTGGAGTACCCGGGCTACGGCGCGTCGCCGGGCAGTCCGTCGGAGGCGGGCCTGTACGCGTCCGCGGAGGCCGCGCTCCAGTTCCTCCGCGAGCAGGGCGTGAAGCCGGAGGACGTCGTGCTCAGCGGGCGCAGCCTGGGCACCGGCGTCGCGGTGGAGATGGCCCGGCGCGGATACGGTGCGCGCATGGTGCTGGTGTCGCCGTACACGTCCATGGTCGCCATGGGCCAGCGCACCGTGCCCTTCCTGCCCGCGTCGCTGCTGATGCGCGACCGCTACCAGTCGCTCGACAAGGCCAAGGACATCCCCATCCCCGTCCTCATCATCCACGGCGAGCAGGACGAAGTGGTCCCCGTGGACATGGGCCGCACGCTGGGCCAGCGCTTCCCGCACGCGCGCGTGGTGACCGTGCCGGGCGCGGGCCACAACGACGTGCTGGAGCGGGACGGGCAGCAGGAGTTCGCGCGGCTGGCCACGTTCGCGCTCGACGGGACCTGA
- a CDS encoding serine/threonine-protein kinase, with translation MSQSLAAGLENTLISPNSGAAALAPTLAPGGSTTQRRNTVLPRVEWKGQQPSVIPLQRERFEEVRPLGQGGMGEVVLIRDHDIEREVALKRLPPGADLDRVLRFVEEIRTVGMLDHPNIAPVHDVGVDEQGRYYFLMKHLKGETLESIIARLRNSELDALVRYPFQVRVQIFLGVLHAVSYAHGKGFIHRDLKPANIMVGPFGEVTVLDWGLARRVGASAARALPAGAPTDLHSARPLHTELGSVVGTPLYMSPEQARGEHDTMDARSDVYSLSVLFHELLSLSHYLEGLQSVPDIMSAVQTRELSMGSMHKNTAQGPVPAELMWFVKKGMSKDPKERFESVDDMVAQLQAALEGRIHVHCQRTMLKKTLHKGLRAADRNPMALMAAGLVGAGLVIASAVNLGMSLFGALLH, from the coding sequence ATGAGTCAATCGCTCGCGGCCGGTCTGGAAAACACGCTCATCTCTCCGAACTCGGGAGCCGCCGCGCTGGCGCCCACGCTGGCGCCCGGTGGGTCCACGACCCAGCGGCGCAACACGGTGCTGCCGCGTGTGGAGTGGAAGGGCCAGCAGCCCAGCGTGATTCCGCTGCAGCGCGAGCGCTTTGAAGAAGTGCGTCCGCTGGGGCAGGGCGGCATGGGCGAGGTGGTGCTGATCCGCGACCACGACATCGAGCGGGAGGTCGCGCTCAAGCGGCTGCCCCCGGGCGCGGACCTGGACCGCGTGCTGCGCTTCGTGGAGGAGATCCGCACGGTGGGCATGCTGGACCACCCGAACATCGCGCCCGTGCACGACGTGGGCGTGGATGAGCAGGGCCGGTACTACTTCCTGATGAAGCACCTGAAGGGCGAGACGCTGGAGTCCATCATCGCCCGACTGCGCAATTCGGAGCTGGACGCGCTGGTGCGCTATCCGTTCCAGGTGCGGGTGCAGATCTTCCTGGGCGTGCTGCACGCGGTGTCGTACGCGCACGGCAAGGGCTTCATCCACCGCGACCTGAAGCCCGCGAACATCATGGTGGGCCCCTTCGGCGAGGTGACGGTGCTGGACTGGGGCCTCGCGCGCCGCGTGGGTGCGTCCGCGGCCAGGGCGCTCCCGGCTGGCGCACCGACGGACCTGCACTCGGCCCGGCCGCTGCACACGGAGCTGGGCTCCGTGGTGGGCACGCCGCTCTACATGTCCCCGGAGCAGGCGCGCGGCGAGCACGACACGATGGACGCGCGCAGCGACGTCTACAGCCTGTCCGTCCTCTTCCACGAGCTCCTGTCGCTGTCGCACTACCTGGAGGGCCTCCAGTCGGTGCCGGACATCATGTCGGCGGTGCAGACGCGCGAGCTGAGCATGGGGTCCATGCACAAGAACACCGCGCAGGGCCCGGTGCCCGCTGAGCTGATGTGGTTCGTGAAGAAGGGGATGAGCAAGGATCCAAAGGAGCGCTTCGAGTCCGTGGACGACATGGTGGCGCAGCTGCAGGCCGCGCTGGAGGGCCGCATCCACGTGCACTGCCAGCGCACGATGCTGAAGAAGACCCTGCACAAGGGCCTGCGCGCCGCGGACCGCAACCCCATGGCGCTCATGGCGGCGGGCCTGGTGGGCGCGGGCCTGGTCATCGCGTCGGCGGTGAACCTGGGCATGTCGCTCTTCGGCGCGCTGCTGCACTGA
- the ddpX gene encoding D-alanyl-D-alanine dipeptidase has translation MLSATGLALTLALLGSAPKAAPPKAPKVELVDATTVIPDLVLDLRYATKDNFLKRQVYPDGARCLLLPDSVKRLKQAAEVLRPQGYRLKVYDCYRPRAVQYEMWKILPKPGYVADPRKGSNHNRGGAVDLTLVTKDGAEVEMPTPFDDFTPAAHHGYTGGTPASREHREVLRKAMEGAGFQRNRMEWWHYDLPGATKLPVLDVPFTPNG, from the coding sequence ATGCTCTCGGCGACAGGCCTCGCGCTGACCCTGGCGCTGCTCGGAAGCGCCCCGAAGGCCGCGCCGCCCAAGGCTCCAAAGGTCGAGCTGGTGGACGCCACCACCGTCATCCCGGACCTGGTGCTGGACCTGCGCTACGCGACGAAGGACAACTTCCTCAAGCGACAGGTGTACCCGGACGGCGCGCGGTGTCTGTTGTTGCCGGACTCCGTGAAGCGCCTGAAGCAGGCCGCGGAAGTGCTGCGCCCCCAGGGCTACCGGCTGAAGGTGTACGACTGCTACCGGCCGCGCGCGGTGCAGTACGAGATGTGGAAGATCTTGCCGAAGCCCGGCTACGTGGCGGATCCGCGCAAGGGCTCCAACCACAACCGGGGCGGGGCGGTGGACCTGACCCTGGTGACGAAGGACGGGGCGGAGGTGGAGATGCCCACCCCCTTCGACGACTTCACCCCCGCGGCGCACCACGGCTACACCGGCGGCACCCCCGCCTCGCGCGAACACCGCGAGGTGCTGCGCAAGGCCATGGAGGGCGCCGGCTTCCAGCGCAACCGGATGGAGTGGTGGCATTACGACCTGCCCGGCGCTACGAAATTGCCGGTGCTGGACGTGCCCTTCACCCCGAATGGGTGA
- the queC gene encoding 7-cyano-7-deazaguanine synthase QueC, producing the protein MAKRAVVLLSGGLDSTTCLAMAKADGFEPVCLSIAYGQRHSVELERAKKVAATMGVRDVRVVTVDLRQVGGSALTDDIPVPKDRTEDAMSHDVPVTYVPARNALFLSMALGLAEVVGATDLYIGVNAVDYSGYPDCRPEFIRSFEAMAQLATKAGVEGATFKVHAPLSGLTKAQIIQAGVKLGVDYGMTHSCYDPDAQGRACGRCDSCLLRAKGFQEAGVPDPTVYTDGGR; encoded by the coding sequence ATGGCGAAGCGTGCGGTGGTGCTCCTGTCCGGAGGCCTGGACTCAACGACGTGCCTGGCGATGGCGAAGGCGGACGGCTTCGAGCCGGTGTGCCTGTCCATCGCCTACGGACAGCGCCACTCGGTGGAGCTGGAGCGGGCGAAGAAGGTCGCGGCCACCATGGGCGTGCGCGACGTGCGCGTGGTGACGGTGGACCTGCGGCAGGTGGGCGGCTCCGCCCTCACGGACGACATCCCGGTGCCCAAGGACCGCACCGAGGACGCCATGTCCCACGACGTCCCCGTCACCTACGTGCCCGCGCGCAACGCGCTGTTCCTCTCCATGGCGCTGGGCCTGGCGGAGGTGGTGGGCGCCACGGACCTCTACATTGGCGTCAACGCGGTGGACTACAGCGGCTACCCGGACTGCCGCCCGGAGTTCATCCGCTCCTTCGAAGCCATGGCCCAGCTGGCCACCAAGGCGGGCGTGGAGGGCGCGACCTTCAAGGTGCACGCGCCGCTCTCCGGCCTCACCAAGGCGCAGATCATCCAGGCCGGCGTGAAGCTGGGCGTGGACTACGGGATGACGCACTCCTGCTACGACCCGGACGCCCAGGGCCGCGCGTGTGGCCGCTGCGACAGCTGCCTCCTGCGCGCCAAGGGCTTCCAGGAAGCGGGCGTGCCGGACCCCACCGTGTACACGGACGGAGGGCGCTGA